A stretch of Acidimicrobiales bacterium DNA encodes these proteins:
- a CDS encoding N-acetyltransferase family protein — protein MTASELRIRDAEPADAAACAAIYAPIVRNTPISFEFTEPDAEEFATRIARVQETDPWLVATLDDVVVGYAYAADFRARAAYAGSRETTVYVHEDHHGRGIGSALMRRLIADLRDRGAHVAVACIALPNDGSVALHEQLGFNAVGVFRESGRKFDTWHDVGFWELLL, from the coding sequence ATGACGGCCTCCGAACTGCGCATCCGCGACGCGGAACCCGCCGACGCCGCGGCCTGCGCGGCGATCTACGCGCCGATCGTGCGCAACACGCCCATCAGCTTCGAGTTCACCGAGCCCGACGCCGAGGAGTTCGCAACGCGCATCGCACGGGTGCAGGAGACCGACCCGTGGCTCGTCGCCACGCTCGACGACGTGGTGGTCGGCTACGCCTACGCCGCCGATTTCCGGGCCCGCGCCGCCTACGCGGGCTCGCGGGAGACGACGGTCTACGTCCACGAGGACCACCACGGTCGGGGCATCGGCTCGGCGTTGATGCGCCGACTGATCGCCGACCTGCGCGACCGCGGCGCCCATGTCGCGGTCGCCTGCATCGCCCTGCCCAACGACGGCAGCGTCGCCCTGCACGAGCAGCTCGGCTTCAACGCGGTCGGGGTGTTTCGCGAGTCCGGCCGGAAGTTCGACACCTGGCACGACGTCGGGTTCTGGGAGCTGTTGCTCTGA
- a CDS encoding IclR family transcriptional regulator → MEHTISGVGVIDKALAVLGAVEREPRSLGSLVSETGLSRATAHRLASALEVHGLLRRDGEGRFALGARLIAMGDEASRGWPVAEAAGPALSALRDTTGESAQLYVRDGDQRICVASLESPHGLRTIVATGAALPLDQGSGGRVLQGDVGADGYVVSIGEREAGVASVSAPVTGSGAVVAAVSVSGPIERLSRDPGPTFGPPVVMAAAAIARAAGLSV, encoded by the coding sequence GTGGAACACACGATAAGCGGTGTCGGCGTGATCGACAAGGCGCTCGCCGTCCTCGGTGCGGTCGAACGCGAACCCCGGAGCCTCGGATCGTTGGTGAGCGAGACCGGGCTGAGTCGGGCCACGGCGCATCGACTGGCCTCCGCGCTCGAGGTCCACGGACTGTTGCGCCGTGACGGCGAGGGAAGATTCGCCCTCGGCGCTCGCCTGATCGCGATGGGCGACGAGGCGAGCCGGGGCTGGCCGGTGGCCGAGGCCGCCGGACCGGCCCTCTCCGCACTGCGCGACACCACCGGCGAGTCCGCCCAGCTCTATGTGCGCGACGGAGACCAGCGGATCTGTGTGGCGTCGCTCGAGTCTCCCCACGGACTCCGCACGATCGTGGCGACCGGGGCCGCGCTCCCGCTCGACCAGGGCTCGGGCGGACGGGTCTTGCAGGGTGACGTCGGCGCTGACGGGTACGTCGTGTCGATCGGTGAACGCGAGGCCGGGGTCGCCTCGGTGAGCGCGCCCGTCACCGGCTCCGGTGCCGTCGTGGCGGCGGTCAGCGTGAGTGGCCCGATCGAACGACTCTCCCGGGATCCGGGCCCGACGTTCGGTCCTCCCGTGGTCATGGCTGCGGCGGCCATCGCCCGTGCGGCAGGATTGTCGGTATGA